The Candidatus Margulisiibacteriota bacterium genomic sequence AAAAAGCAATTGAATACCAACCAACAGACATTGAGCTTGAGATTGTTTATGAAGATAAGCATTTAATCATTATTAACAAACCTGTTGGCTTAACCGTTCACCCAGGTGCTGGAAATAAAGACAATACCCTTGTTAATGCCTTGCTGCACAGCGGAAAAAAACTTTCAACTATTGGTGGACCTGAACGTCCAGGGATTGTCCACAGATTAGACAAAGATACTTCTGGTCTGATGGTGGTTGCTAAAAGCAACGAATCTCATGAAAAAATGGCAAAACTTTTTGAAACTAGAAATATCGAAAAGAAATATCTAGCGCTCGTTCATGGATATCTTCCGCATGAACAAGACTCTATTGATGCTCCAATAGGAAGAGTGCCC encodes the following:
- a CDS encoding RluA family pseudouridine synthase; translation: MRLDVWLSEQTEKSRSFIKACHQNEPITVNSKPVKLSHNLRDGDIVSLLLDEKAIEYQPTDIELEIVYEDKHLIIINKPVGLTVHPGAGNKDNTLVNALLHSGKKLSTIGGPERPGIVHRLDKDTSGLMVVAKSNESHEKMAKLFETRNIEKKYLALVHGYLPHEQDSIDAPIGRVP